A genomic segment from Chloroflexota bacterium encodes:
- the rpmJ gene encoding 50S ribosomal protein L36, with the protein MKVSASVKPRCDKCRIIRRRGRVLVICENPKHKQRQG; encoded by the coding sequence ATGAAAGTCAGCGCATCCGTGAAACCGCGTTGCGACAAGTGCCGCATCATTCGTCGGCGCGGCCGGGTCCTCGTGATCTGCGAGAACCCCAAGCACAAGCAGCGGCAAGGGTAG